A genomic segment from Pediococcus acidilactici encodes:
- a CDS encoding PTS sugar transporter subunit IIB, which translates to MKTLMVVCGSGIATSTLAEGKIQKFLKEKGFANQVKIYKGNIAEQVNHVDDYDAFVSTTMVPDNIKDKVISGVPLLTGVNQDKVFAQIVDQLQLK; encoded by the coding sequence ATGAAAACACTGATGGTCGTATGCGGTAGCGGAATCGCAACATCTACACTTGCAGAAGGAAAAATTCAGAAATTTCTTAAAGAAAAGGGTTTTGCTAACCAAGTAAAAATATATAAGGGAAACATTGCTGAGCAAGTTAACCACGTAGATGATTATGATGCATTTGTAAGTACTACAATGGTGCCAGATAATATTAAAGATAAAGTTATTAGTGGTGTACCATTACTTACCGGAGTAAATCAGGATAAAGTTTTTGCTCAAATTGTTGATCAACTACAGCTTAAATAA
- a CDS encoding DUF2922 domain-containing protein: MKQLDLEFLNAAGKTQHLKLKYAKQDLDEGTVRLAMEKMIDTKLFQKEGQLLYVTPKAAQYVETMHEPIFDDGEL, encoded by the coding sequence ATGAAACAATTAGATTTAGAATTTTTGAACGCTGCGGGAAAGACGCAACACTTAAAGTTAAAATATGCCAAGCAAGATCTTGACGAAGGTACGGTACGTTTAGCAATGGAAAAAATGATTGACACCAAGCTTTTCCAAAAGGAAGGGCAGTTACTATACGTAACGCCTAAAGCAGCTCAGTACGTAGAAACCATGCATGAACCAATTTTTGACGATGGTGAACTTTAG
- the nagA gene encoding N-acetylglucosamine-6-phosphate deacetylase, with protein sequence MEYYIHAAKFFLGSNVEMGGYLPVIDGKFGRYQKEKPTGKIVDYGDQWVAPGLVDTHIHGLLNHDVMDADAEGINAMSKGLLECGVTSWLPTTLTASSDQLKQVVQTISDHVDDFEGAKVQGIHFEGPYYTEKHKGAQNPKYFENPSVDEFHAWQSAAQGMIRKTSIAPEREGAVEFTAKISSEGVVVALGHSDATFDQAKACVEAGATMFTHTFNGMSGLNHREPGMAGAAMSLDGVTDELICDGHHVNPYVVKILMQTKTSQNIALVTGCMKAGLMPDGNYILGEFPVKVANGTARLTDGSNSLAGSILLLKDAVKNVVDWNVATPEQAIIMASANAADSAGVGDQCGHILPGRDADFIVLDHELNLNKTYLDGIKVFG encoded by the coding sequence TTGGAATACTATATTCATGCAGCAAAATTTTTCTTAGGTAGTAATGTCGAAATGGGCGGCTATTTACCAGTAATTGATGGCAAATTTGGTCGTTATCAGAAGGAAAAGCCTACCGGTAAGATTGTGGATTATGGTGATCAATGGGTAGCTCCCGGATTGGTTGACACCCATATTCACGGATTGTTAAATCACGATGTGATGGATGCCGACGCCGAAGGGATCAACGCCATGTCTAAGGGATTGTTGGAATGCGGGGTAACTTCGTGGTTGCCAACTACCTTGACCGCTAGCTCGGATCAATTAAAGCAAGTGGTTCAAACGATTAGTGATCACGTGGACGACTTCGAAGGTGCCAAGGTTCAAGGAATCCATTTTGAAGGACCTTATTACACCGAAAAACACAAGGGTGCCCAAAATCCGAAGTACTTTGAGAATCCGAGTGTTGACGAATTTCACGCTTGGCAAAGTGCCGCCCAAGGAATGATTCGGAAAACCTCAATTGCTCCTGAACGAGAAGGGGCAGTAGAATTTACCGCTAAGATTAGCTCCGAAGGCGTAGTGGTTGCTTTAGGACATAGCGATGCGACCTTTGACCAAGCTAAGGCCTGTGTAGAGGCTGGCGCGACGATGTTTACCCATACCTTTAATGGAATGAGTGGGCTTAACCACCGTGAACCAGGGATGGCCGGCGCGGCAATGAGTTTAGATGGGGTAACTGACGAATTAATTTGCGATGGACATCACGTTAACCCTTATGTGGTTAAAATCTTGATGCAAACCAAGACTTCGCAAAATATTGCTTTAGTGACTGGCTGCATGAAGGCGGGCTTAATGCCGGACGGCAACTACATCTTGGGTGAATTCCCAGTTAAAGTAGCCAATGGGACAGCCCGACTAACGGATGGCAGCAACAGTTTGGCTGGTAGCATTTTATTGCTGAAGGACGCGGTAAAGAACGTGGTTGATTGGAACGTGGCTACTCCTGAACAGGCCATCATCATGGCGTCGGCAAATGCTGCCGATAGTGCAGGCGTTGGCGACCAATGCGGTCACATTTTACCAGGTCGGGATGCTGACTTCATCGTCCTTGACCACGAATTGAACTTGAACAAGACGTATTTGGATGGAATTAAAGTATTTGGTTAA
- a CDS encoding SIS domain-containing protein, whose protein sequence is MFNKTDDELTKMGAVITTREIQQEPELWEEAWQNYQSAKTDITEFLTKIENEFNEPVRVIFTGAGSSAYVGDTAAPYLTENGDRKHFRFEAIDTTKIVSTPKQYLEKDTPTLLVSFARSGNSPESVATVDIAEKYVRHLYQLTITCAPEGKLAQHAQSDENNLVLMQPARSNDKGFAMTGSFSCMLLTTLLVFDVQHTDAQKEAYVKAISKMGHEVIDRVDEIQKIVDTDFDRIVYLGSGALGGLTRETQLKVLELTAGQKATVFDTSMGFRHGPKSFVNDKTLLFDFVSNEAYTRQYDVDILDEVAGDEIAPVVMGVGVNSDNNFAGANFTFANGNDQIPDGYMAFPDVMFGQTVALLSSVKVNNTPDTPSATGTVNRVVKGVTIHDFKD, encoded by the coding sequence ATGTTTAACAAGACAGATGATGAGTTAACCAAGATGGGAGCGGTGATTACCACTCGTGAAATTCAACAAGAACCGGAATTATGGGAAGAAGCTTGGCAAAATTACCAATCCGCGAAGACGGATATTACGGAATTTTTGACGAAAATTGAAAACGAATTCAACGAACCAGTCCGGGTGATTTTCACCGGTGCGGGCTCATCTGCTTACGTTGGGGATACGGCGGCACCATACTTAACTGAAAATGGTGACCGAAAGCACTTCCGTTTTGAAGCGATTGACACGACCAAAATTGTGTCGACCCCTAAACAATACCTTGAAAAAGATACTCCGACGCTGTTAGTTTCCTTTGCGCGGAGTGGAAACAGTCCTGAAAGTGTCGCAACGGTCGATATTGCTGAAAAGTACGTTCGTCACCTTTATCAACTAACGATCACCTGTGCACCAGAAGGAAAATTAGCCCAACATGCACAAAGTGATGAAAATAACCTAGTCTTAATGCAACCTGCGCGTTCAAACGATAAGGGCTTTGCCATGACCGGCAGTTTTAGTTGCATGCTATTGACCACGTTGTTAGTTTTTGATGTGCAACATACGGATGCGCAAAAAGAGGCTTACGTGAAGGCTATCAGCAAGATGGGCCACGAAGTCATCGATCGGGTAGATGAAATTCAAAAAATCGTTGATACTGATTTTGACCGGATCGTTTACCTTGGATCTGGGGCGCTTGGCGGATTGACTCGGGAAACTCAACTTAAAGTTTTGGAACTCACGGCTGGTCAAAAGGCCACCGTCTTCGATACTTCCATGGGCTTCCGTCACGGTCCAAAGTCATTTGTGAATGACAAGACCCTCCTTTTTGACTTCGTCAGCAACGAAGCCTATACGCGACAATACGACGTTGATATTTTAGACGAAGTAGCCGGCGACGAAATTGCACCAGTCGTGATGGGAGTTGGCGTAAATTCCGACAATAATTTTGCCGGAGCAAACTTCACCTTTGCTAACGGGAACGACCAAATTCCGGATGGATACATGGCTTTTCCTGACGTAATGTTTGGACAAACGGTAGCGTTGTTGTCGTCAGTTAAGGTTAACAACACTCCAGACACACCTTCAGCAACTGGGACAGTTAACCGGGTAGTTAAGGGTGTAACCATTCACGATTTTAAGGATTAG
- a CDS encoding GntR family transcriptional regulator, whose protein sequence is MEFKYNEKRPVYSQLVDVLRKEIKNNYQPNDKLLSEREIMRKYAVSRNTVREALSELENIGYIYRQRGKGTFVANMIDYTQKIGDEYSFTEQMKSMGRKPETRILEMYQRDADEYFSQKLKVPVGSCLIKLKRLRLADGQPIMIDRTYLPQAKFPNLSRDDLELKQRSLYAIFLEDYGEKVKVADERLSVGIISDEDAKLLNVASNTAGFLARRTTYNHKNEIIEYTISSARGDQFVYNIKYRH, encoded by the coding sequence ATGGAATTTAAATACAACGAAAAACGTCCCGTGTACAGTCAACTCGTGGACGTTTTGCGAAAAGAGATTAAAAATAACTACCAGCCCAACGATAAGTTGCTGTCCGAACGCGAGATTATGCGTAAATACGCGGTTAGTCGCAATACGGTTCGGGAGGCGTTATCGGAGCTAGAAAACATCGGCTATATTTACCGGCAGCGCGGTAAGGGAACTTTCGTGGCCAACATGATTGATTACACGCAAAAAATTGGTGACGAATACAGCTTTACCGAGCAAATGAAGTCGATGGGACGCAAGCCCGAAACCCGGATTTTGGAAATGTACCAGCGGGATGCGGACGAGTACTTTAGTCAAAAGCTAAAGGTACCGGTGGGGTCCTGTTTGATTAAGCTGAAACGTTTGCGTTTAGCAGATGGGCAGCCGATTATGATCGATCGAACTTACCTTCCGCAAGCTAAGTTTCCAAATTTAAGCCGGGATGATCTTGAGCTTAAGCAACGTTCACTGTACGCAATCTTTTTGGAGGATTACGGTGAAAAAGTAAAAGTTGCTGACGAACGTTTGTCAGTGGGGATTATCAGTGATGAGGATGCTAAACTACTGAACGTTGCTTCCAACACTGCCGGATTTTTAGCGCGACGAACGACGTATAATCACAAGAATGAAATTATCGAGTACACCATTAGCAGTGCTCGGGGCGATCAGTTCGTCTACAATATCAAGTATCGACACTGA
- a CDS encoding PTS system mannose/fructose/sorbose family transporter subunit IID produces MATNSKNKVAYKLNDKDFKQMNIRNILFNQVGWNYERMQGSSYLYLILPQLRKMYGDHTPELKKMMKMQNQFFNTSNFFNTIIEGIDMALEEKEGVDSLETVAGIKAGLMGPFAAIGDSIFAALIPAIMGAIAANMAVQGNAFGAILWMLVNFVIMWFRWIQLKFAYKQGVSLVNEMQGQLNALTDAATLLGVYVVGALAATMVNTQVTLVAHLGKMTVNFQDKIDMIMPKLVPALIVGAIYWMLGKKRMTSTKAIFIVIIVAVVLSALGVIGKAA; encoded by the coding sequence ATGGCGACGAACTCTAAAAACAAAGTAGCTTATAAACTAAACGATAAAGACTTCAAACAAATGAACATCCGGAACATTCTTTTCAACCAAGTTGGATGGAACTACGAACGGATGCAAGGTTCATCATACTTGTACCTAATCTTGCCGCAATTGCGGAAGATGTATGGTGACCATACTCCTGAATTGAAAAAAATGATGAAGATGCAAAACCAATTCTTCAACACCAGTAACTTCTTTAACACCATTATCGAAGGAATCGATATGGCTTTGGAAGAAAAAGAAGGGGTTGACTCACTCGAAACCGTTGCTGGTATTAAAGCTGGTTTAATGGGTCCGTTTGCCGCAATTGGGGACTCAATTTTCGCAGCCCTCATTCCCGCAATTATGGGTGCGATTGCCGCAAATATGGCGGTTCAAGGAAATGCCTTCGGAGCAATCTTATGGATGCTGGTTAACTTCGTCATCATGTGGTTCCGGTGGATCCAATTGAAGTTTGCTTACAAACAAGGGGTTAGCTTGGTTAACGAAATGCAAGGCCAATTAAACGCATTGACTGACGCAGCAACCCTCCTCGGGGTTTACGTTGTGGGTGCCTTAGCAGCTACCATGGTTAACACCCAAGTTACCCTCGTGGCGCACTTAGGAAAGATGACGGTTAACTTCCAAGATAAGATTGACATGATCATGCCAAAATTAGTTCCTGCATTAATTGTTGGCGCAATCTACTGGATGCTTGGTAAGAAACGGATGACTTCCACCAAGGCAATCTTTATCGTAATTATCGTGGCAGTGGTACTATCTGCACTAGGTGTAATCGGAAAAGCAGCTTAA
- a CDS encoding PTS sugar transporter subunit IIC — MGSGIAIWQVIILTIYSMWQIMDELTVQTSLSQPIWAGIVAGLVMGDLKTGLLIGGSLQLTVLGVGTFGGASKIDANSGTVLATAFAIGTGMKAEVAVAALGVPVASLMIQTDILARFANTFFQHRIDKMIDEENYKGIERNFLYGYLPWTLSRGIPVFLALAFGGPFVRTAVDYMNTNLLWLSNGLATAGALLPAVGFAILLRYLPVKKHWPYLILGFVITAMLSTLYTNISTLGTTIAGMNAKFTTVFANLPMLGIALIGFALAAMQYNRSVKKQNMVAAAPKSAGNATDLDEQDGEIHGDEL; from the coding sequence ATGGGTTCAGGTATTGCAATTTGGCAAGTTATTATATTAACGATTTATTCAATGTGGCAAATCATGGATGAATTGACCGTTCAAACCAGTTTGAGCCAACCAATTTGGGCTGGAATCGTCGCTGGTTTAGTAATGGGCGATTTAAAAACCGGTTTGTTAATCGGTGGTAGTTTACAATTGACCGTTTTAGGTGTCGGAACTTTTGGTGGCGCTTCCAAGATTGACGCCAACTCCGGAACTGTTTTAGCAACCGCGTTTGCGATTGGTACCGGAATGAAAGCAGAAGTTGCCGTAGCAGCTTTAGGGGTTCCGGTAGCTAGTTTGATGATCCAAACCGATATTCTCGCACGGTTTGCGAACACCTTCTTCCAGCACAGAATTGATAAGATGATCGACGAAGAAAACTATAAGGGAATTGAACGGAACTTCCTTTATGGTTACCTTCCATGGACGTTATCACGTGGTATTCCAGTATTCTTAGCACTTGCATTTGGTGGTCCATTCGTACGGACAGCCGTAGATTACATGAACACCAACCTTTTGTGGTTAAGTAACGGTTTGGCAACCGCCGGAGCATTACTTCCAGCAGTTGGTTTCGCAATCTTACTTCGTTACCTACCAGTTAAGAAACATTGGCCATACCTCATTTTAGGTTTCGTAATTACTGCAATGCTTTCAACGCTTTACACCAACATTTCTACTTTGGGAACGACCATTGCGGGCATGAATGCTAAGTTCACTACCGTATTTGCAAACTTACCAATGTTGGGAATTGCCTTGATTGGATTTGCTCTTGCAGCAATGCAATACAACCGTTCGGTAAAGAAACAAAATATGGTTGCTGCAGCACCGAAGTCAGCTGGTAACGCGACAGATTTAGATGAACAGGATGGTGAGATTCATGGCGACGAACTCTAA
- a CDS encoding PTS sugar transporter subunit IIB has product MAITAVRIDGRLIHGQVANLWTTKLGVTRIMVIDDQVAASDIEKAGLKLARPAGVDLSVLPEKVAADHINRGGYDSQKVFIVVKRPQILLDLVNDGVKLEAINVGNMSQTDETTQLTNSINVVQEDVDAFNALHEKGIKLTQQMVPGDQANDFMEILKKFKPKN; this is encoded by the coding sequence ATGGCAATTACAGCAGTACGAATTGACGGACGTTTAATTCACGGCCAAGTTGCAAACTTGTGGACTACCAAATTAGGCGTTACACGGATTATGGTAATTGACGATCAAGTTGCAGCTAGTGACATTGAAAAGGCGGGATTAAAATTAGCCCGTCCTGCAGGAGTAGATTTAAGTGTGCTTCCTGAAAAGGTAGCGGCTGACCATATTAACCGGGGTGGCTACGATTCCCAAAAGGTATTTATCGTGGTTAAGCGCCCACAAATCTTGTTAGATTTAGTTAATGATGGGGTAAAGCTCGAAGCCATTAACGTGGGTAACATGTCCCAAACTGACGAAACTACCCAATTGACTAACTCCATTAACGTTGTACAAGAAGACGTGGATGCATTCAACGCGTTGCACGAAAAGGGAATTAAGCTTACTCAACAAATGGTTCCCGGTGACCAAGCAAACGACTTTATGGAAATTCTCAAGAAATTTAAACCAAAAAACTAA
- a CDS encoding phage holin codes for MKKISFKNADGSLNGKLIAGIISLLIVLIQQVLAAFGIKFTGDWSAIAGIINTVLTILGMLGVVTDVQTVTSPTVKSDEERQIEATANKVADELQTPTSAATTVNSSAASETESTSQASQK; via the coding sequence ATGAAAAAAATTAGTTTTAAGAATGCTGATGGAAGTTTAAATGGTAAATTAATTGCTGGAATTATTTCATTATTGATTGTGTTAATTCAGCAAGTGTTGGCTGCATTTGGTATTAAGTTTACCGGTGACTGGTCAGCCATTGCAGGAATTATTAACACGGTTCTAACTATCCTTGGTATGCTGGGAGTTGTTACTGACGTTCAAACAGTGACATCACCAACAGTTAAAAGTGACGAGGAAAGGCAAATTGAAGCGACGGCTAATAAGGTTGCTGACGAATTGCAAACACCAACATCCGCAGCTACTACAGTGAATAGTTCTGCAGCTTCTGAAACTGAATCCACCTCACAAGCAAGTCAAAAATAG
- a CDS encoding hemolysin XhlA family protein translates to MVQYDDTTKLLMDIQKDVTTTKTKVENIEEKLNQVDDIGNKAEKALAKSIEVEHEIGRITQIQNWVIGVLISGVLVTLVIYIAEKFL, encoded by the coding sequence ATGGTGCAATACGACGACACGACTAAGTTACTAATGGATATCCAAAAGGACGTGACCACCACCAAAACGAAAGTTGAGAACATCGAAGAAAAGTTAAATCAAGTTGACGATATTGGCAACAAAGCAGAAAAGGCACTAGCCAAATCAATTGAGGTCGAACATGAGATAGGACGGATTACTCAGATTCAGAATTGGGTTATCGGTGTCTTGATTAGTGGCGTGCTCGTCACGTTAGTTATTTATATCGCAGAGAAATTTTTATAG
- a CDS encoding LysM peptidoglycan-binding domain-containing protein, producing the protein MNKCKLKALVLMMGAIFMAFFMVNTTSHAARMDMVDVSNNNGYMSTAEYVSMRNEFGVKAVTVKISEGGTYRDPYAASNIANVQAAGMYINGYHFARYATKAQAIAEADYAGRTAKLAGLPVGAVLATDVEAQEQNYQSKATNDRNNTAFMKEIQKFGYRADIYTSGSWVNSKMTIKGGTGWIAAYPYVVSGKNWYSNNHAWQWSSTAKFRISYGGFDVSQLNDNYYTAGLKSTVKPTNKGAVKNNNEKANKHISKPATSAKWVKEKKTYTLKTAVKLRTGASTSSSTIAILPAGTTVKTDQAIIKDGYRWVRQPRFYGYGYLATGPTSNTLEYVKSGTTHTYYTVKPGDSWWTIAQRTGLSMTALASRNGKSIYTTIYPGQRLVVR; encoded by the coding sequence TTGAATAAGTGTAAATTAAAGGCACTCGTCTTAATGATGGGCGCTATTTTTATGGCCTTTTTTATGGTCAATACTACGAGCCATGCTGCACGCATGGATATGGTCGACGTGTCGAATAACAACGGCTACATGTCAACAGCAGAGTACGTTTCCATGCGTAACGAGTTCGGCGTTAAGGCTGTTACGGTCAAGATCAGTGAAGGCGGTACATACAGGGATCCGTATGCTGCCAGCAACATTGCAAACGTCCAAGCAGCAGGAATGTATATCAATGGTTACCATTTTGCACGCTACGCCACTAAGGCTCAAGCGATTGCCGAAGCTGACTACGCCGGTAGAACGGCTAAATTGGCAGGGTTGCCAGTTGGCGCGGTACTAGCGACCGACGTCGAAGCTCAGGAACAAAATTACCAATCCAAAGCAACTAACGACCGCAACAACACGGCATTTATGAAAGAGATTCAGAAGTTTGGCTATCGGGCTGATATTTACACTTCCGGATCGTGGGTTAATAGCAAGATGACCATTAAGGGTGGAACCGGCTGGATTGCTGCCTACCCGTATGTGGTTAGCGGTAAGAACTGGTATTCAAATAACCACGCATGGCAATGGTCATCAACGGCTAAATTCCGTATTAGTTATGGGGGATTTGACGTCAGCCAATTAAATGATAACTATTACACGGCTGGGCTGAAATCAACAGTTAAGCCGACTAATAAAGGCGCAGTTAAGAACAACAACGAAAAAGCCAACAAACACATTTCCAAGCCTGCTACTTCAGCCAAGTGGGTCAAGGAAAAGAAGACCTACACACTCAAGACGGCGGTTAAGCTGCGCACAGGCGCTTCAACGTCATCAAGCACGATCGCTATTTTACCAGCTGGAACTACGGTAAAGACTGATCAAGCCATTATTAAGGACGGGTATCGCTGGGTACGTCAGCCACGTTTTTATGGCTATGGCTATCTAGCAACCGGTCCAACAAGCAATACGCTGGAATATGTAAAGAGTGGTACAACTCACACGTATTACACTGTTAAGCCTGGTGACAGCTGGTGGACAATCGCACAACGCACCGGCCTAAGCATGACTGCGTTAGCTAGTCGAAACGGCAAGTCGATTTACACCACTATCTATCCTGGCCAGCGATTGGTGGTGCGGTAA